TGTTTTGCCGGGGGGCTCAAGCACTGGGAGAAGTCGCCCGAGCAGCCTACGAGTTTGCaaacccgggggggggggggggcaaagggGCCGCTCATCTGCCGGCTGCTGCTCAGGGGGCGGCCGGGTAacgccgcgggcgcccgcggaCCCTCCCGGCGCGGGCAAACGCAACGCTAATCCCCCTCTTTCCCCTTAAAGACGAAGAAAGGATCGCAGCTCTGATTGAAAGCCCGGGCAGGACGCGAGCAAGGGCTTTCCGCCGCCCCGCTGGCAGGCGGTCGCGGGCCGGGGTGgaggcggccggccggccggcgtCGGGCCGCCCGAGCGCCGCTCCGTCCCTCCGACTCTCCCCATCTGCGCATCCGCCCCGTGGCGCCGGCCGCCTCGAAACCAGCctatttcccccctcccccggtATCCGGGAAGCAGTTGCGCCTGCGACGCTCAAGGACGAGCCCCCCGCTGCCTCCctcccgtccccccccccgaAGCGGCTCTCGCCGCGGCGCCGGGTgccgcgggcgccgctcgcGGCTGGCTGCGGGCtggagccgggcgccgcggcccccggcagccctcCCGCTCCGCCGGCCGCATGAagcgccgctcgccgccgccgcgctcccgggcgccgccgcgcgatgccgcggcgctgggccgcgctccccgccgccggcccggagAGGTGAGGGGCTCCGTCGTGCGGCGCGGCAGATCCCTCCGTGGCGTCTGGGAGGGATCCACGCCGCTGAGAGCggctgccagggagcagagaaagCGATTCAGCCACCGTTTATTTCATACCTGGGAACGCAAGCAAGCCAGCGAGGCGAAGGGCAAGGGGACGGGGGCCGTCCCGGCGGGGCGGGCACCGACGGTGCCTCCGGGCGGCCGCGCACGTCCCTCCAGCCTCCCCGCGCTCCCACCTCGccccttcttcctttccagagccaaGGCTTTCAAGACCCGCTTGGGGATCCTGCTCGGTAAACCAGAGCCGGGAGGCGAGATGGGGACCTCCGGCAAGCTGCAGCCGGGCGCCAGGCGGAGGTGAGCCACGCTCTGCCGCGTCCCGGGCTCAGCCCCGCGTGCCCGTGCCGGGGGGCCCTGGGCTGCGGGCAGAGCGGTAGGACGGTCCCCGCGGACCGCACCGTCCCGGGGGaggtgatgggggggggggggggggagatgatcctgcccaTCCGCGTGCAGAGCAGCTCATCCCGCCACCCCCAGGTCCCACCCAGCCggcgggggaggcgggcggcTTCCCAGCACCACCGGTTATAAAGTCGGGCTGGGGAGCCGAGGCTCTCGCACTAGGTGCACGGGAGCAGCGCCGCAGCGCCAGGCAAGAAACCCGGAGCCCTTACGCGGACCCGCGCCTGGGAGCGCAATCAACGTTAAAACCCGAATACTAAGTATTACTGCCGGCAGCAGGAAGCCTTCTTGCAGAGGGAGCTCCGCCGAGCTCGTAGCAGGGGAGAGGGGCTCCTCTGCCGGTCCTGCGCAGAAGAGCCGGCCACAGCCGCGCTATGGAGCTGAGGTCTGCTGAGCCAGCAGGgaaggcaaaagaaagggaaaaagagaaagggaagaggcCCCACAGGTAACGGACCTCAGTCTGGTTTCCtgcccagtgctgctgccaCTCTTCTTGCCCCATCTCTTGGTACACAACGAGGCCGCGGGGCATGGGAAATGGTGCCTGCAGGAAAGCGAAGCTCATGTCCTTCTGTCTTTTCCAGGGACGCCTCAAAAGAGGTGCTCGAATGGAGAGAATCCTTCGACCAGCTCCTGAAGAGTAAAAGTGAGTAGGATTTCATTTCCTCTCGATCAGAGCACATAGGGCAAGTGTGGTCACAGCGAGCGACGGGGGTATCGCATGTCTGGAGTCAGTGTACAAGGAAAGTTTGTCTCCTCCTCAAATCAggtgttttaaaaattaggaGAAGGCCCCTTCCTGCTCTGGAGAGTGGTCCCCTGACAGAGCTGATAAACTGAGTTACTGCCTAGCTTGGTCAGACCTGTGGCACCTTTACCCCTTTCTTCTGGCTGGGTCCTTCCTCTGGCGCATGGGCACTGTCTGACCATGTAATGCCACTTCCTTTAGCCAGGAACATTATTGGGGTGATCCTGAGCCAACTGTCTGGTCTGTAGCAGTAGTGGGATGGggtttccttctccctctggcACAATGcggaaagcagcagcagcaacctgGCAAAACTCTCCCCTGGGCCATAAGCTTTGTTAATTTTTGGACAACTCCATCGTTTCTTCATCCTTCTGTTGCCTCTTTCTTGCAACCGCCTGCTCCTTTTCCTAACGGTCTATaagcagcccagcagccccTACCCCAGGCTTCCCTTTCTCCACGCTCACAGAAAGGCAGCTCTATCTGCTTGTCACAGTAACACAACCACCTTTACACGATTCCCCTCCTCCGGAGGACTATGTTGCTGCCCTCTCTCTGTCAGACCCATGCTTCTGGGGGTGAATCTTACtcagggggagggggaagaattCAGCTGCTTTACTGAGttatatttacatattcatCTTCCCACTCAAAATTTGCTATATATATTGTGGTGCATGGAGTTGTCTTCCGTAAGGTGTtgtctccctctcctctcttcaaACCTCCTTCTGAGTCCCGCATATAATCCCACTCTTACATTGGGGTTTACAGCAAGAACATAATGGCAGGCTGGCTAAATTTTAATGTATAAGTCATGGTCTACCTTAAAAGTCATTCCACAGCAACAGATAGTCCTTCCATACTGCTGGTTTGGGCtaggcttatttttttcctgcctttgtcGTGTGCTGTGAAGGCCACCAAGCATCTCCCGCTTTGTAATTGAATAGATTCTCTGAGCCTGGAATCAAAATCATCGCTGCAAGTACTCTCCCACACTCCTCAGCATCTTCCCTCTAGATCTCAGCCAAGaggtaaaaataaagctattgtTGCTCAGTTGCTCCAGATGTACTAGTACCTAAATGGATTTCTCCTTAGGTAGAATTAGATCTTTTCCAAAGCTGTAAAGAATATGCTCTGAAGACTCATTATAGAAAGGTCAGATAAATAAAACCAGAGGAATACTTGTCTGTGGGAAAGGATTTCATTGGAGTCTAGAGGCCAATTAGCAGAATCTCAGAGGGTGGAATTTGTCCAGCGGGAAAGGAAATCTGTAGATGTCATGCTCTGAACTCCCCGGGAGACGCTTGCTCAGCAGTGTCGCATCTGGCAGGCTTCATTGCCTCCCAGGGAGGAGATGAGCACTGCTTTCCTTTTGTTCCCTTCTGTCCCATTACCGTcgtttcccttttcttcccagatGGGGTGACTGCCTTCCACACCTTCCTGAAGACAGAGTTCAGTGAGGAGAACCTAGACTTTTGGCTGGCTTGTGAGGACTTCAAAAAGACCCGGTCAAAAACGAAGCTAGCCTCCAAGGCCAACAGGATCTTTGAGGAGTTTGTTCAAACTGAAGCACCCAGAGAGGTGAGAAAGATTTTTTGGCTCCCTGTTCTGTAGTCCTAACACTGAACAGAGGGGTAAATGGAATAAAGTATCTCAATGGGCTTTATTCAAGTCCTTTCTCAACTCAGGGGGAAGATTCACAAAAGTGTTCAATCTCATATCGTGTTCCAGAACGAAGGAATGTAAGGACTGGAAGCATCTTTACCCTCCTGTGGAGAAAGCAGTTTCTCTTTCCACGTGGGAGGGAAGCTAATGCCAAGTTAATGTTTATGGCCCCTCCTTCCTTGCAGGTAAATATCGACCATGAAACCAGGGAGATTACCCGGAAGAACCTCTCAGGTGCCACCTCTGCTTGCTTCAATGAAGCCCAGGCAAAAACCCGCACCTTGATGGAGAAGGACTCCTACCCCAGGTTCCTGAAATCCGCCTCGTACCAGGACATGACAAAGCAGGCCACTAGCCATTGCATCAGTAAGCGGTCGCATACCTGACCTGAGCCAGCGCCAGTGCCGGGGGGGAAGAGCTACGGGACAAGGCAGAGGCACTGCAGCAGAGGCTGGAGTCTGAGAGACGGTTGGTGAGACCTGAGGACCATGCGGTGCAGTTTTGGCTGAAGTCCTGGGATTTTATACAGGATCTCCAGGACCTTAAATGCTTCCACTTCCCATGGAGCTGTTGTGAAGAGTGgtcctccctccccaccacaGGCTTTCTGACTGCTGGAGTGGGGAACTGTGAAACAGGACTGTCGGAGGAGGGACCCGGGCAGAAAGCACTCACCTGCGAGCACGTGCCCGTTGCTTCCCCCTGCAGCACCAGCATGCAACAGGAGACCCGCACACCGTAGcgaaaggaaggaaggaacacATCGGATTTGGGTTGCAAGTCCAGGGAAGAGACTGGATGCCCCCAAGCATTGAACTGCACGTAACGGGAGAgcttctgcctgctctcaggACCCTGCCTCTGACCTGCACAAACAACCGTAAGCTGCAGGTAGTGCACAGAGTCTGCAATTCCCACAGTGCCCAGGGCAACAGCCCAGACCCCTGTAGGGTTTTTTCCATGAGGGACCTTGCAGAATAGAAGTCCAAAGACTACCTGGCATTTTCAGCCAGAGGGACTCTGCAACTGTCTTGTCCTGATCATAAGATTcttattctgctgttttctatGCATGCGCTGCATCGAAGCTTTATACCTTCTTCTAGCACAGCATAGGTAGAGCattgacattttctttcttaagctATATGACCTTTAAATTGCACCTAATCTTAGGTCATATGTGTACATTTTTATGATTATTGTTactatttattattgttttaaaatacatatttatagaAATGCACTGCTCAAAGCACACACATGTCCCTGGCTCTGAGGAGCTTGTAAGCTAAATTATATTACATGTTTCAGTACTTAGCATGCCTTCCACATTTTCTATATACGAAACTAAGAGAGATAAATAGGCAGATGCATAATAGGACCATGGCGCACAAAACAGGAATCACAGTAGTGAGAGCTCTAGTCTGGCAGGGCTGCCGGTGAGGCCTAAGATGGGAGGTTTACCGTGAGCTTGGAGGACTGTTGATGGCAGTAAAAGGACACTTTGCAGTCCATgttgtttcctttctcccctTAAATAGAGCTTTGTGCCTGGCATTTTGGCATGTAGACTAGCAGCTTGTCCTGGATGGAGAACACTCACATGAAATGTGCACTTTGGTGAGTGACCCTgttgaaaactactttttttaaacatgctcTCCTTAAATATAGCTATTTCCTCAAACAGGCCTCCCATACCAGGAAAGGAGTGCTATAGGATAATAGTTCAAGGGGTGATGCAGATGGCTCTCCCTCCACATCAGGCTCATAGAATTTATGTTCTTCATAAACGATCTTACGGAGAAAATAGTTCCTTTTAATGAGATAGGTGGGAGAAATCCTGGAGCTTTCCCCTGGTTAAAATCAGGCCTGGTGTTCCCACAGCTGGTGAAGCCAGTCTGCAGCCATAGcgcttttaaagaaatgtggTGAGCCATCCAAAAGCGAGAGCTGTGGCTGGGAATTTGGTGGGAGACAGGAAGAGCTTCCCTGGGGGGGTGGCAGAACATTTCACAAATGGAGACCTGTGCTGCAAGCTCTTCAGaagccctgctgagcaggtATTTATGGCTCCCAAAGCTCTCTTAGGTAGTCCAGACTCTGGGGCTGCAGCTACACCAGAAAGCTGAAGATCCGTTTTGCAGCAACGGTGGTGGCAGCTGCTTCGGTTACTAGTGCAGAGCTGTCTCGGGTTTTCGGTGCTGGGTCAGGGAGTACGTGCCATGAGCATGGGTTTCCTAGTGAGACAACAGCCTTGTGCGGCCATGCATGCCTCTGTTCATCCCTAGACCATCTCAAGACCAAACCTTGAGGTCCTTGTTCTGCTGTTACTCACTGCTTGCCAAGGAAGCCTTCTTTTGGCCCCCTCCAAGCATTTGTCTGAGTCAAAGCACAGGATGACTCCGGCACTTTATGGCTGTTTGAGCAGAGCAAGGAAGAGTCTCAGGAAGCAGCACCGGGGCCCTGGTGGGAGTCCTCTTCCGCTTTCCCCATCCTGATTCTACCTCTGAGTCTCGGTGGGTTCCGGCTGCATTTGCAGGGAGAATTTAGctgctttattatttattatttatttttgcaactgGAACCACCTTCATAGTGTTACTGAAGTGAACAACGCACAACGGTCCGTTTTCAATACTAACATAATGTCATTATTATAAAacgcaaagaaaaaaaatactgtgacaccatgggtttttttgaagacttctgatttattttcacattctaATTTTGGACTTCTGTATTACAAATCATACAACGTAAAGAAAGATGCTTGTGCTGCGTGGTTTGCAGAGCATTTACAGTTGCTTTAAAAGCTACAATATCAAAAACAGATAGAAAAACAAGGGGGAGACTTTTGTAAGAGGAAAAGTTCTTTGTGACATTTGGCTTATTAAAGTGACACGAACAGTTCACTGAAACAAG
This region of Rhea pennata isolate bPtePen1 chromosome 8, bPtePen1.pri, whole genome shotgun sequence genomic DNA includes:
- the LOC134143591 gene encoding regulator of G-protein signaling 16-like isoform X1, which encodes MPRRWAALPAAGPERAKAFKTRLGILLGKPEPGGEMGTSGKLQPGARRRDASKEVLEWRESFDQLLKSKNSLSLESKSSLQVLSHTPQHLPSRSQPRDGVTAFHTFLKTEFSEENLDFWLACEDFKKTRSKTKLASKANRIFEEFVQTEAPREVNIDHETREITRKNLSGATSACFNEAQAKTRTLMEKDSYPRFLKSASYQDMTKQATSHCISKRSHT
- the LOC134143591 gene encoding regulator of G-protein signaling 16-like isoform X2; amino-acid sequence: MELRSAEPAGKAKEREKEKGKRPHRDASKEVLEWRESFDQLLKSKNSLSLESKSSLQVLSHTPQHLPSRSQPRDGVTAFHTFLKTEFSEENLDFWLACEDFKKTRSKTKLASKANRIFEEFVQTEAPREVNIDHETREITRKNLSGATSACFNEAQAKTRTLMEKDSYPRFLKSASYQDMTKQATSHCISKRSHT
- the LOC134143591 gene encoding regulator of G-protein signaling 16-like isoform X4 codes for the protein MELRSAEPAGKAKEREKEKGKRPHRDASKEVLEWRESFDQLLKSKNGVTAFHTFLKTEFSEENLDFWLACEDFKKTRSKTKLASKANRIFEEFVQTEAPREVNIDHETREITRKNLSGATSACFNEAQAKTRTLMEKDSYPRFLKSASYQDMTKQATSHCISKRSHT
- the LOC134143591 gene encoding regulator of G-protein signaling 16-like isoform X3, whose amino-acid sequence is MPRRWAALPAAGPERAKAFKTRLGILLGKPEPGGEMGTSGKLQPGARRRDASKEVLEWRESFDQLLKSKNGVTAFHTFLKTEFSEENLDFWLACEDFKKTRSKTKLASKANRIFEEFVQTEAPREVNIDHETREITRKNLSGATSACFNEAQAKTRTLMEKDSYPRFLKSASYQDMTKQATSHCISKRSHT